The Methylobacterium sp. PvR107 genome contains a region encoding:
- a CDS encoding PIG-L deacetylase family protein, whose translation MSTALALSPHLDDAAFSCGGLLASLGQAGWRVVMATLFTGSVADPRGFALACQLDKGLAPEIDYMSLRRDEDVRAAAALGIAPPVHLPFPEAPHRGYGSAPELFSDTRADDGVATALAPALAGLIAAESPDLILAPQAIGGHVDHVQAVRALRSLAVPTPVLWWRDFPYTVREAMPKAPLAGLFAALAEPRIRLSADAQARKRAACAAYASQIGFQFGGEAGLNARLAREAGFERFRLSGRLDAAIPGLDEG comes from the coding sequence ATGTCCACCGCGCTCGCCCTCTCGCCCCATCTCGACGATGCGGCTTTCTCCTGCGGCGGCCTCCTGGCGAGCCTGGGGCAGGCTGGCTGGCGCGTGGTGATGGCGACCCTGTTCACCGGCAGCGTCGCCGATCCGCGGGGCTTCGCGCTGGCCTGCCAGCTCGACAAGGGTTTGGCGCCGGAGATCGACTACATGTCCCTGCGCCGGGACGAGGATGTCCGCGCCGCCGCCGCGCTCGGCATCGCGCCGCCCGTGCACCTGCCGTTCCCGGAGGCGCCCCACCGGGGCTATGGCTCTGCGCCGGAGCTCTTCTCCGACACCCGGGCCGACGACGGCGTCGCGACCGCGCTCGCCCCGGCGCTCGCGGGTCTGATCGCCGCGGAGAGTCCCGATCTCATCCTCGCCCCGCAGGCGATCGGCGGCCATGTCGATCACGTGCAGGCGGTCCGGGCGCTCCGCAGCCTCGCCGTCCCGACGCCGGTCCTGTGGTGGCGCGACTTCCCCTACACGGTGCGGGAGGCCATGCCGAAGGCGCCCCTCGCCGGCCTGTTCGCCGCCCTCGCCGAACCGAGGATACGCCTCAGTGCGGACGCGCAGGCCCGGAAGCGCGCGGCCTGCGCGGCCTATGCCAGCCAGATCGGCTTCCAGTTCGGCGGCGAGGCCGGACTGAACGCGCGGCTGGCCCGCGAGGCGGGGTTCGAGCGCTTCCGCCTCTCGGGCCGGCTCGATGCGGCGATCCCGGGTCTCGATGAGGGCTGA
- a CDS encoding uracil-DNA glycosylase — MRAEPQAPKALADPDALAARRALIGAPHIAPIRALADRIAAERGAPVPVPDPLDGGVGARMLLLLETPGPAVLRTGFVTRDSANGTAANLFRFLAEAGIARADTLIWNVVPWLIHEAGALNRAPRRAEVAAAGPYLAPLLDLLPRLAVAVLAGRFAGEAAPALAAHRPALPVIRVPHPSPTNLCTAPDVPARIRRGLAEAAAILDRPAS; from the coding sequence ATGAGGGCTGAGCCGCAGGCGCCGAAAGCGCTGGCCGATCCCGACGCCCTCGCGGCGCGCCGCGCCCTGATCGGGGCGCCGCACATCGCGCCGATCCGGGCGCTCGCGGACCGGATCGCGGCGGAACGCGGTGCGCCGGTCCCCGTACCGGATCCCTTGGATGGCGGCGTCGGCGCGCGGATGCTCCTCCTTCTCGAGACGCCCGGCCCGGCCGTGCTGCGCACCGGCTTCGTCACCCGCGACAGCGCGAACGGCACCGCCGCCAACCTGTTCCGCTTCCTCGCCGAGGCTGGCATCGCCCGGGCCGACACGCTGATCTGGAACGTCGTGCCCTGGCTGATCCACGAAGCGGGCGCTCTCAACCGCGCCCCCCGCCGGGCCGAGGTCGCGGCGGCCGGACCGTATCTGGCCCCGCTCCTCGACCTGCTGCCGCGCCTCGCCGTGGCGGTTCTGGCCGGCCGCTTCGCCGGCGAGGCGGCGCCGGCCCTCGCGGCCCATCGCCCGGCTCTGCCGGTGATCCGGGTGCCGCACCCGAGCCCGACCAATCTCTGCACCGCGCCGGACGTCCCGGCTCGGATCCGGCGCGGCCTCGCAGAGGCCGCCGCAATCCTCGATCGGCCGGCCAGTTGA
- a CDS encoding lysylphosphatidylglycerol synthase domain-containing protein, giving the protein MNFQGQHRSAAENAEPVQHDPAAAPRKSRRSRYAWIGTAASIVLFAVSLGVLWKLVQSVSWAEVQTAIKAATFEQLGLAFLFVGISYLFLTGYDALALRQLRIKVPYRITALASFTSYAVSFTLGFPLLTAGTIRYWIYARQGLSTAKIAALTVIAGFTFWLGMGVVLGLSLIIEAGQLAGLAFTSIRINQSVGLAALALVLGYLAWVSAKKRSITVKHWRLELPGASVSIGQMIVGIGDVCAAAAVLYVLLPQETTLGFTTFLAIYVLAAMLGIASNAPGGIGVFEATVLLALSSLPRNEVLTSLLLFRGCYYVVPFVIALAMLGLYEIVKRAGGARDPGPPEGTAGPSGRAWHDESGPR; this is encoded by the coding sequence ATGAATTTTCAGGGACAGCACCGGAGCGCGGCCGAGAACGCCGAGCCGGTCCAGCACGACCCCGCGGCCGCACCGCGGAAAAGCCGGCGCAGCCGCTATGCCTGGATCGGCACGGCCGCCAGCATCGTGCTTTTCGCGGTCTCCCTCGGCGTGCTGTGGAAGCTCGTCCAGAGCGTGAGCTGGGCCGAGGTCCAGACGGCCATCAAGGCGGCGACGTTCGAGCAGCTCGGCCTGGCCTTTCTGTTCGTCGGCATCAGCTACCTGTTCCTCACCGGCTATGACGCGCTGGCCCTGCGCCAGCTCCGGATCAAGGTGCCCTACCGAATCACCGCGCTCGCCTCGTTCACGAGCTACGCGGTGAGCTTCACCCTCGGCTTTCCCCTGCTGACCGCCGGCACCATCCGCTACTGGATCTACGCCCGGCAGGGCCTGTCCACCGCCAAGATCGCGGCGCTCACGGTGATCGCCGGATTCACCTTCTGGCTGGGCATGGGTGTTGTGCTGGGCCTGAGCCTGATCATCGAGGCGGGCCAGCTCGCCGGGCTCGCCTTCACGTCGATCCGGATCAACCAGAGCGTGGGGCTCGCGGCGCTCGCCCTGGTGCTCGGCTACCTCGCCTGGGTCTCGGCCAAGAAGCGCAGCATCACGGTCAAGCACTGGCGCCTGGAACTGCCCGGCGCCTCGGTCTCCATCGGCCAGATGATCGTCGGGATCGGCGACGTCTGCGCGGCGGCGGCCGTGCTCTACGTCCTGCTGCCGCAGGAGACGACGCTGGGCTTCACCACCTTCCTGGCGATCTACGTCCTTGCCGCGATGCTGGGCATCGCGTCGAACGCGCCCGGCGGCATCGGTGTGTTCGAGGCCACCGTGCTGCTCGCCCTGTCGAGCCTGCCGCGCAACGAGGTGCTGACCTCGCTGCTCCTGTTCCGGGGCTGCTACTACGTGGTTCCGTTCGTGATCGCCCTGGCGATGCTCGGCCTGTACGAGATCGTCAAGCGCGCGGGCGGCGCGCGGGACCCCGGACCGCCGGAGGGCACCGCCGGCCCGTCCGGCCGGGCGTGGCACGACGAGTCCGGGCCCCGCTGA
- a CDS encoding ATP-binding protein, with the protein MPDRPLPDRPLPEHLRGSPAWTGAAIAAGLFGLADALAGHLDLPLILAGLGAVCVGGWLAGRDRAQSPPRPAAAAPRSAVAEALLAHVPDPVILVDRRTLVVEANPAARALLPALHQARPLSFALRDPEVLDGVEAVLSSGMPRRIAFSTRIPLERTFEVQIGALPMPDGSGVSAVLFLRDLTSARRLEAMRVDFVANASHELRTPLATLIGFIETLQGPARDDAQARARFLEIMRVQALRMTRLIDDLLSLSRIELREHVAPTTVVDLGALARQMVDAQGPPAEARGASIRFEDGAGPYPVPGDADELARVIENLIENAVKYGGGQVSVGLAREEDARLGRRIILSVADDGPGIPPEHIPRLTERFYRVDVASSRARGGTGLGLAIVKHSLNRHRGRLAIESAMGQGTIVRVSLPEYGAAAPLQPAADQA; encoded by the coding sequence ATGCCCGATCGCCCGCTGCCCGATCGCCCGCTGCCGGAGCATCTGCGCGGTTCCCCGGCCTGGACAGGCGCGGCGATCGCGGCCGGGCTATTCGGGCTCGCGGACGCCCTGGCCGGGCACCTTGACCTGCCTCTGATCCTCGCGGGCCTCGGCGCGGTCTGCGTCGGCGGCTGGCTGGCCGGCCGCGACCGGGCCCAGTCACCGCCGCGACCCGCCGCGGCCGCGCCGCGCAGCGCGGTCGCCGAGGCGCTGCTCGCCCACGTGCCGGACCCGGTGATCCTCGTGGACCGCCGCACCCTGGTGGTGGAGGCAAACCCCGCCGCCCGCGCGCTCCTGCCGGCCCTGCACCAGGCCCGGCCGCTGTCTTTCGCCCTGCGCGACCCGGAGGTCCTCGATGGCGTGGAGGCGGTGCTGAGTTCCGGCATGCCCCGCCGCATCGCCTTCTCGACCCGGATTCCCCTGGAGCGGACCTTCGAGGTTCAGATCGGCGCCTTGCCGATGCCCGACGGGTCGGGCGTCAGTGCCGTGCTGTTCCTGCGCGATCTGACCTCGGCCCGCCGGCTGGAGGCGATGCGGGTCGATTTCGTCGCCAATGCCAGCCACGAACTGCGCACGCCGCTCGCGACCCTGATCGGCTTCATCGAGACCCTGCAGGGGCCGGCCCGCGACGACGCGCAGGCGCGCGCGCGCTTCCTGGAGATCATGCGCGTCCAGGCCCTGCGCATGACGCGGCTGATCGACGACCTGCTCTCGCTGTCGCGGATCGAGCTGCGCGAGCACGTGGCGCCGACCACGGTGGTCGATCTCGGGGCCCTCGCGCGGCAGATGGTCGACGCCCAGGGGCCGCCCGCCGAGGCCCGCGGCGCGTCGATCCGGTTCGAGGACGGGGCCGGTCCCTACCCAGTGCCCGGCGATGCCGACGAACTCGCCCGCGTGATTGAGAACCTGATCGAGAACGCGGTGAAATACGGCGGCGGTCAAGTCAGCGTCGGGCTGGCCCGGGAGGAGGATGCCCGGCTCGGCCGCCGCATCATCCTGTCGGTCGCCGATGACGGGCCGGGCATCCCGCCCGAGCACATTCCCCGCCTGACCGAGCGCTTCTACCGCGTCGATGTCGCGTCGAGCCGGGCGCGGGGCGGCACGGGGCTCGGGCTCGCCATCGTCAAGCACAGCCTCAACCGCCATCGCGGCCGTCTGGCCATCGAGAGCGCCATGGGGCAGGGGACGATCGTGCGGGTCAGCCTGCCGGAATACGGTGCCGCCGCGCCGCTCCAGCCGGCGGCCGATCAGGCATAG
- a CDS encoding glutathione S-transferase family protein, whose translation MTEPLTIYGDPGSGNCLKVKWVAAHLGIPATWRDVDVPGGGTRTPEFLALNPAGRVPVVVLPDGAVLSESNAIIVYLAEGSPLIPEAPLDRARMLQWMFWEQYSHEPYIAVRRYQLRYLKRRPEDLDPKLAERGADALRLMDGTLARSAFMAGDALTLADVALVAYTRMAHEGGFDLGPYPAVRGWIGRVEAKLGIGAYA comes from the coding sequence ATGACCGAGCCGCTCACGATCTACGGCGATCCGGGATCCGGGAATTGCCTCAAGGTCAAATGGGTCGCCGCCCATCTCGGCATTCCCGCGACGTGGCGCGATGTCGACGTGCCGGGCGGCGGGACGCGCACGCCCGAGTTCCTGGCGCTGAACCCGGCCGGGCGCGTGCCGGTCGTGGTCCTCCCCGACGGCGCGGTGCTGTCGGAATCGAACGCGATCATCGTTTACCTCGCGGAGGGCTCCCCGCTCATCCCGGAGGCGCCGCTCGACCGCGCCCGCATGCTGCAATGGATGTTCTGGGAGCAGTACAGCCACGAGCCCTACATCGCGGTCCGGCGCTACCAGCTCCGCTATCTCAAGCGCAGACCGGAGGATCTGGATCCGAAACTCGCCGAACGCGGCGCGGACGCGTTGCGGCTGATGGACGGGACGCTCGCGCGCTCCGCCTTCATGGCGGGCGACGCCCTGACGCTCGCCGACGTGGCGCTCGTCGCCTACACCCGCATGGCGCATGAGGGCGGCTTCGATCTCGGACCCTATCCGGCGGTCCGCGGCTGGATCGGGCGCGTCGAGGCGAAGCTGGGGATCGGCGCCTATGCCTGA
- a CDS encoding heavy metal translocating P-type ATPase encodes MSDPVTLTLPVAGMSCASCVGRVERVLAALPGARDVAVNLATNRASLVLGGGARPSDAAAALADAGYPVPETQSLLALEGLSCASCVGRVERALAAVPGVTGASVNLAAGRAVVRHPEGVVAVADLVAAVEAAGYAARSVDAAQPIDPAARHDAEGRALRRDLIAAALLSAPVVILDMGGHVLPDLHGGVVTALVQAVLTTLVLAGPGRRFFRKGIPGLLRGHPDMNALVALGAGAAYLYSLVSTLAPGVLPAGAAHLYFEASVLIVTLILLGRTLEARAKGRTGQAIGRLIDLAPKTARVVRDGAEAEVPLAALRVGDVVRVRPGERVAADGVVASGTSHVDESMITGEPAPVRKAPGDRMVGGTLNGRGSLDLRVDAVGAATVLAQIAAMVERAQGGKLPIQALVDRVTGRFVPAVIGIAALTFLAWLLLAPAPALGTALVNAVAVLIIACPCAMGLATPTAIMVGTGRAAARGVLFRDGAALQRLRDVRVVALDKTGTLTEGRPRVTDFAPAEGVAADEALALAAGLETRSEHPLAGAVVAAARERGLPVPEPDSFEAVDGFGVAGRVAGRAVALGAPRYLDRLGIVPDPKLAGRAERLAEAGRSPVHLVLDGRHAAVLALADPVKAGAREAVAALKARGLTVAMVTGDDPRTAAGVAERLGIDHVAAGVLPGGKVEAVQRFRAAHGPVAFVGDGINDAPALAEADVGLAIGTGTDIAVDSADVVLMSGSLDSLVEALALSRAVMATIRQNLFWAFAYNAALIPVAAGVLVPFGGPALSPILAAGAMAFSSVFVLGNALRLRRAGGRPASAEAAALTPRAA; translated from the coding sequence ATGTCGGACCCCGTCACCCTGACCCTCCCCGTCGCGGGCATGTCCTGTGCCTCCTGCGTCGGCCGCGTCGAGCGCGTCCTCGCGGCATTGCCCGGCGCCCGCGACGTGGCGGTGAACCTCGCCACCAACCGCGCCAGCCTCGTCCTGGGGGGCGGCGCGCGACCATCCGATGCCGCGGCGGCGCTGGCGGATGCCGGGTATCCCGTTCCCGAGACGCAGAGCCTGCTGGCGTTGGAGGGCCTGTCCTGCGCGAGCTGTGTCGGCCGCGTCGAGCGGGCGCTCGCCGCCGTGCCGGGCGTGACCGGCGCCAGCGTCAACCTTGCCGCCGGGCGCGCCGTGGTGCGCCATCCCGAGGGCGTCGTGGCGGTTGCCGATCTGGTGGCGGCCGTGGAGGCGGCGGGCTACGCGGCGCGATCCGTCGATGCGGCGCAGCCGATCGACCCGGCGGCCCGGCATGACGCCGAGGGCCGAGCCCTGCGCCGCGACCTGATCGCCGCGGCGCTCCTCTCCGCACCCGTGGTGATCCTCGACATGGGCGGCCACGTTCTGCCCGACCTGCATGGCGGCGTGGTCACGGCCCTGGTCCAAGCCGTCCTGACAACCCTGGTCCTCGCCGGGCCCGGCCGGCGGTTCTTCCGCAAGGGGATCCCGGGGCTGCTGCGCGGCCACCCCGACATGAACGCCCTCGTCGCCCTCGGGGCCGGCGCCGCCTACCTCTACTCGCTGGTCTCGACGCTGGCGCCCGGCGTGCTGCCGGCGGGCGCGGCTCATCTCTACTTCGAGGCCAGCGTGCTGATCGTCACGCTGATCCTGCTCGGCCGGACCCTGGAGGCGCGCGCCAAGGGGCGAACCGGGCAGGCCATCGGCCGGCTGATCGACCTCGCGCCGAAGACCGCCCGGGTCGTGCGGGACGGCGCGGAGGCTGAGGTGCCGCTCGCCGCTCTGCGCGTCGGCGACGTGGTCCGGGTGCGCCCGGGCGAGCGTGTCGCCGCCGACGGTGTCGTGGCCTCCGGCACCAGCCACGTCGACGAGAGCATGATCACCGGGGAACCGGCGCCGGTGCGCAAGGCGCCGGGCGACCGGATGGTCGGCGGCACCCTCAACGGCCGCGGCAGCCTCGATCTGCGCGTCGATGCGGTCGGGGCTGCCACGGTGCTCGCGCAGATCGCCGCCATGGTCGAGCGGGCCCAGGGCGGCAAGCTGCCGATCCAGGCGCTGGTCGACCGGGTCACCGGGCGGTTCGTGCCGGCGGTGATCGGGATCGCCGCGTTGACCTTTCTGGCCTGGCTGCTGCTCGCGCCGGCGCCCGCCCTGGGGACGGCGCTGGTCAACGCGGTGGCCGTGCTGATCATCGCCTGCCCCTGCGCCATGGGCCTGGCGACGCCGACCGCCATCATGGTCGGGACCGGGCGCGCGGCGGCGCGCGGCGTCCTGTTCCGCGATGGCGCGGCGCTGCAGCGCCTGCGCGACGTGCGGGTCGTCGCCCTCGACAAGACCGGCACCCTGACGGAGGGGCGTCCCCGGGTCACGGATTTCGCCCCGGCCGAAGGCGTCGCGGCGGACGAGGCTCTGGCCCTGGCGGCCGGCCTCGAGACCCGCTCGGAACACCCGCTGGCCGGCGCCGTCGTGGCGGCCGCCCGTGAGCGCGGCCTCCCGGTGCCCGAACCGGACAGCTTCGAGGCGGTGGACGGGTTCGGAGTCGCTGGCCGCGTGGCCGGCCGGGCCGTGGCGCTCGGCGCGCCGCGCTATCTCGACCGGCTCGGGATCGTGCCGGATCCAAAGCTCGCCGGCCGCGCCGAACGGCTGGCCGAGGCGGGACGGAGCCCGGTCCATCTCGTTCTGGACGGCCGCCATGCCGCCGTGCTGGCCCTGGCCGATCCCGTGAAGGCCGGCGCCCGCGAGGCGGTGGCGGCGCTGAAGGCGCGTGGCCTCACCGTCGCGATGGTGACGGGCGACGATCCCCGCACCGCTGCGGGCGTCGCCGAACGCCTCGGCATCGACCACGTCGCCGCCGGGGTTCTGCCCGGCGGCAAGGTCGAGGCGGTCCAGCGGTTCCGGGCGGCGCACGGGCCGGTGGCCTTCGTGGGCGACGGCATCAACGACGCGCCGGCGCTCGCCGAGGCCGATGTCGGGCTGGCGATCGGGACCGGCACCGACATCGCGGTGGACAGCGCCGACGTGGTGCTGATGTCGGGGAGCCTGGACTCCCTCGTGGAGGCGCTGGCTCTCTCGCGGGCGGTCATGGCCACTATCCGCCAGAACCTGTTCTGGGCCTTCGCCTACAACGCCGCGCTGATCCCGGTCGCGGCGGGCGTGCTGGTGCCGTTCGGCGGCCCAGCCCTGTCGCCGATCCTGGCCGCGGGCGCCATGGCGTTCTCGAGTGTCTTCGTCCTCGGCAACGCTTTGCGGCTGCGCCGAGCCGGCGGCCGGCCGGCATCGGCCGAGGCGGCGGCATTGACCCCGAGGGCTGCATGA
- the cueR gene encoding Cu(I)-responsive transcriptional regulator, producing MSAAILTIGEAARRTGVSAKMIRWYEATGLLPPAARSDSGYRHYGEADLHTLRFIRRARDLGFSVDAIADLLALWRDRDRPSASVKAIAQEQIADLRRRITELEGMARALEHLAGACCGDERPDCPILDDLAAADRPPEARRQRARGLSERRRA from the coding sequence ATGAGCGCGGCGATCCTGACGATCGGCGAGGCGGCGCGGCGCACCGGCGTCTCGGCCAAGATGATCCGCTGGTACGAGGCGACCGGCCTGCTGCCGCCGGCCGCGCGGTCCGATTCCGGCTACCGCCATTACGGCGAGGCCGACCTGCACACGCTGCGCTTCATCCGCCGCGCCCGCGACCTCGGCTTCAGCGTCGACGCGATCGCCGACCTGCTGGCGCTCTGGCGTGACCGGGACCGGCCGAGCGCCAGCGTGAAGGCGATCGCGCAGGAGCAGATCGCGGACCTGCGCCGCCGCATCACCGAGCTGGAGGGCATGGCGCGGGCGCTGGAGCATCTGGCGGGCGCCTGCTGCGGGGACGAACGGCCGGACTGCCCGATCCTGGACGACCTCGCCGCGGCGGATCGGCCGCCGGAGGCGCGCCGTCAACGGGCCCGGGGGTTGTCGGAGCGCCGGCGTGCATGA
- a CDS encoding M20 aminoacylase family protein, which produces MPVLERIRDFADTMQGWRHDLHAHPELLYDVERTAGFVAEKLRSFGCDEVVTGIGRTGVVGVIRGKGRGSNRAIGLRADMDALPIQEVRDLPYRSTVPGMMHACGHDGHTTMLLGAARYLAETRDFDGAAVLIFQPAEEGGGGGEAMVEDGLMERFGVESVYGMHNIPGMKIGTFAVRPGPIMASTDRFTITIEGRGGHAALPQNAVDSVLVSSHVIIALQSIVSRNLDPVQSAVVSVCTLEAGEAFNVLPQTVTLRGTVRTLSQAVRAQVRARIETLVAEIAAGFGATGVTEFGGSYPVTENHPAETVFMADVAEAVVGGENVDRAVAPMMTAEDFSYMLERRPGAYMFIGNGDSASLHHPHYDFNDAAAPYGASLWARLIETGLPLTA; this is translated from the coding sequence ATGCCCGTCCTCGAACGGATCCGCGACTTCGCCGACACGATGCAGGGGTGGCGCCACGACCTGCACGCCCATCCCGAACTGCTCTACGACGTGGAGCGGACGGCCGGATTCGTGGCCGAGAAACTCCGGTCCTTCGGTTGCGACGAGGTGGTGACCGGCATCGGCCGAACCGGGGTGGTGGGCGTGATCCGCGGCAAGGGCCGCGGCTCCAACCGCGCCATCGGCCTGCGCGCCGACATGGACGCCCTGCCCATCCAAGAGGTGCGGGACCTGCCCTACCGCTCCACGGTGCCGGGCATGATGCATGCCTGCGGCCATGACGGGCACACGACCATGCTCCTCGGAGCCGCCAGGTACCTCGCCGAGACCCGCGACTTCGACGGCGCCGCGGTGCTGATTTTCCAGCCCGCCGAGGAGGGCGGCGGCGGCGGCGAGGCCATGGTCGAGGACGGGCTGATGGAGCGGTTCGGCGTCGAGTCGGTCTACGGGATGCACAACATCCCCGGCATGAAGATCGGCACTTTCGCGGTCCGGCCGGGGCCGATCATGGCGTCCACCGACCGCTTCACCATCACCATCGAGGGCCGGGGTGGCCACGCGGCCCTGCCGCAGAACGCCGTCGACAGCGTGCTGGTGTCGAGCCACGTGATCATCGCCTTGCAGAGCATCGTGTCGCGCAACCTCGACCCGGTGCAGTCCGCGGTGGTCTCGGTCTGTACCCTGGAAGCCGGCGAGGCCTTCAACGTGCTGCCGCAGACCGTGACCCTGCGGGGCACCGTCCGGACCCTGTCCCAGGCGGTGCGCGCGCAGGTCCGGGCGCGGATCGAGACCCTGGTGGCCGAGATCGCCGCGGGCTTCGGCGCGACCGGCGTCACCGAGTTCGGCGGCAGCTACCCGGTCACCGAGAACCACCCGGCCGAGACGGTTTTCATGGCCGACGTCGCCGAGGCTGTGGTCGGTGGGGAGAACGTCGACCGCGCGGTGGCGCCGATGATGACCGCCGAGGACTTCTCCTACATGCTCGAGCGCCGCCCCGGCGCCTACATGTTCATCGGCAACGGCGACAGTGCCTCACTCCATCACCCGCATTACGACTTCAACGACGCGGCCGCGCCGTACGGGGCTTCCCTGTGGGCGCGCCTGATCGAGACGGGGCTGCCGCTCACGGCCTGA
- the chrA gene encoding chromate efflux transporter, producing the protein MGAPDRDGAAAHGLTRLPTLAEAVPVWLRVAALSFGGPAGQIAVMHRILVEERRWISERRFLHGLGFCTLLPGPEAQQLATYIGWLMHGPAGGLVAGGLFVLPGLLALMALSWLYVLYGHVDVVAGLFFGLKAAVLAIVLHALWRLGGRALRDRTDRFVALAAFVAIFALAVPFPLVVIAAGLLGLARGRRPAAETGAAPADEADAIIGEAALPRERVGAAASLRVAALWLAIWLLPVAALLVLPGVPPVFGQVALFFSKMALVTFGGAYAALAYVAQQAVEHYGWLQPGEMLDGLGLAETTPGPLIMVLQFVGFLAGFRAPGSLPPLVSGTLAGLLTTWVTFVPCFLWIFAGAPLIGRLRGSRRLSGALSAITAAVAGVILNLAVWFGLRTLFRQVETVPLGPLRLDLPVPTSLDPAALVLTLAAILAVFRFGLGTLQTLALCAGAGVLLRQAGLA; encoded by the coding sequence GTGGGCGCGCCTGATCGAGACGGGGCTGCCGCTCACGGCCTGACACGCCTGCCGACCCTCGCCGAGGCCGTCCCGGTCTGGCTGCGGGTGGCGGCCCTGTCGTTCGGCGGCCCGGCCGGGCAGATCGCCGTGATGCACCGCATCCTGGTGGAGGAGCGGCGCTGGATCTCGGAACGGCGCTTCCTGCACGGGCTCGGCTTCTGCACGCTCCTGCCCGGGCCGGAGGCGCAGCAGCTCGCGACCTATATCGGCTGGCTGATGCACGGGCCCGCGGGCGGCTTGGTGGCGGGCGGGCTGTTCGTTCTGCCGGGGCTCCTCGCCCTAATGGCGCTGAGCTGGCTCTACGTGCTGTACGGCCATGTCGACGTCGTCGCCGGCCTGTTCTTCGGGCTGAAGGCGGCGGTGCTGGCGATCGTGCTGCATGCCCTCTGGCGGCTCGGCGGCCGCGCCCTGCGCGACCGGACGGACCGGTTCGTCGCCCTCGCGGCCTTCGTGGCGATCTTCGCGCTGGCGGTGCCGTTCCCGCTGGTGGTCATCGCGGCCGGCCTGCTGGGCCTCGCCCGCGGCCGGCGCCCGGCCGCCGAGACCGGCGCGGCGCCTGCGGACGAGGCGGACGCGATCATCGGCGAGGCGGCGCTGCCGCGGGAGCGCGTCGGCGCCGCGGCCTCGCTGCGCGTGGCTGCCCTCTGGCTCGCGATCTGGCTCCTGCCCGTCGCGGCGCTGCTCGTCCTGCCCGGCGTGCCGCCGGTCTTCGGCCAGGTGGCCCTGTTCTTCTCCAAGATGGCGCTGGTCACCTTCGGAGGCGCCTACGCGGCCCTGGCCTACGTGGCTCAGCAGGCGGTGGAGCATTACGGCTGGCTGCAGCCCGGTGAGATGCTCGACGGGCTCGGGCTCGCCGAGACCACCCCCGGCCCGCTGATCATGGTGCTCCAGTTCGTGGGCTTCCTGGCGGGCTTCCGGGCGCCGGGAAGCCTGCCGCCGCTCGTCTCCGGGACGCTCGCCGGGCTTCTCACCACCTGGGTCACCTTCGTGCCGTGCTTTCTGTGGATCTTCGCTGGCGCGCCGCTGATCGGGCGCCTGCGCGGCAGTCGCCGGCTGTCGGGCGCCCTGTCGGCGATCACCGCCGCGGTGGCCGGCGTGATCCTCAACCTCGCGGTCTGGTTCGGCCTGCGAACGCTGTTCCGCCAGGTCGAAACGGTACCGCTCGGGCCGCTGCGCCTCGACCTACCGGTGCCGACGAGCCTCGATCCAGCCGCCCTGGTGCTGACGCTCGCCGCCATCCTGGCGGTGTTCCGCTTCGGCCTCGGCACGCTGCAGACCCTGGCCCTCTGCGCAGGCGCGGGCGTGCTCCTGCGGCAGGCGGGGCTCGCTTGA